TTTCTGTGGTGTTACAAGTCATCAACACAACTAACTGCTGCTGTATATGAATACCAGAATCATCAATAACACTTTGGTACAGCGTGCCGTCTAGTAAACTCAATATATGTTCGGTTTTGTTATTGTACTGCGCTACTTCGGTAGCACGATTTTGTGCTAAGTTATCTGCCTCGTTAATAATGATGCAAATTCTTTCTAGATATGTGGGTGGGACAAAGTTGGCGATCGCATCATGATCCAAAATAAAAATCACATACCCTAAAGGTACTAAAATCTCTTTAGCAACTGCTTGTGTCCATGCGGTTTTACCTGTACCTGGTTCTCCATGTACCAAAACTGCTAACTGCTTCTGATTGAGAATTGCCTGTTGTACTAAATCAGTAAAGTTTTGAATATCTTCAGGAAAACTCCGAATCGGAAACTGACTATAAAGTTTACCCACACGAGTTTGATATCCACTCAGCATAATTGCTAAATCATGTGTCGCTTTGTTAACGAGTGGAGCGAGATTTTTTGCTAATAAAGTATACTGTCGTCGTCCTCTGTCAAAAGAGTTTATTTGTAACCAAACGTCATTTTTTGACCAATAAGCATAAACGGTGTTAAGAACGTCCAAACGCTCCCAGTTTACAAATTTTTCAACGGGAAAATAAAAATCTCGTTCCAAATAATATTGTGTGATTATGTGAGGACATCCCAATACATCTAAAACGCGCAATACAGTAATTTCTTGAAGACGATTCAGAACATAATCAATTGGAATGCTGTTGCGGCTGACAAATTGCACGATAGGCGTTTCGGTACTTAAAATATCTTTGTAACGATAGTCTGGTGACAGAGGATCGGGTGTGATGTAATTCCAATATTTTTCTACTTCATAACGAGTATTATCAGAGACAACACTTAATAAATTAGCCCACCAAGTATAATTATGACGTCCTAATATCTCAGCGAAATTACTTGCTAAATTAAAACTTTTTTGCGTAAATTCTTGCCTGTCGTGACACAACAGTTGCCACACAAACTCCCAGTCCAACTCTCTATGGAATGGTCGCCAGCCACTTGCTAGTAAACTTTGACGGTTACTATTAGCAGGAGCGCCTTCGTCATTTCTATAGTATTCAAAGTCCATATTGTCAGTTGTCCAGCAGTGGTGGAGTTGTCATCTCCTGATATAGGAGATTTGGCAAAAGTTTTATCGTAATATAAACTACTTACGTGTAAGTTGCTACAGTCATTGTTTCTCACTTGAAAGGAACTGTACCCTGAGAAGAGATTAGTGCTTGGCGGCGGAATTCACGCATTCGCTGGCTACGGCACGGTGCGCTAACACGCATGCTTACATCATAAGCTTTTTGCTCCTCCTTGTAGACGCTAGGCAATCGCCTTGGGTATGGTAGCTTTATTTGCGCGCCCGAGGTACTAGGCTAATCTAGTTTATAAATTTTCTATTTTTGTTTCTTGACACTTTTATACTACATATTTACTACAAAGTATGTCAAGGCTCTAGAAAAAGTTTTTATTTTTATACAATCACAAAAAATGACAAGCTTAAAGGTGTAACACTTTGCCGCCTACACCCATACGCTTATAACCCAATACTTACTAAATAATGTGATGAACTTTGTATCATATACAGCAATGCAGACATGTATATTTCCGGGTATCACATTAAATAATTGTTAAATATATTTAGTGCCTATAAGTTTACTAGCTATCATATTTTCCATTTTGCCTATAATGAGGAAGTGTATTCTCACTTCTTAAGCTTGAGGTATTTTTTCCTTAAAGTTCATTAAGTGAGTAAAGATAATCAACTTGGTACAGTTGAGACACGAGCCAGTCTAATGTGAGCGCTAGATAACCGCTTACGGAGTGCCTCGTTTATTTTCTCAAGACAGATGATGAGTTTTAGATGAATCTTCTGGAGAAGACATGAAGCAGGCACAATTATTCAGTCATCAGAAAAAGCACAATTCTCAACCACCCTTAATATTAGCGGTGGAAGATAATGAGGATAACCTACTGCTATTGAGTTATACTCTTGAGTCGCTAGGTTGTGAGCTTATTCGTCAAAACGATGGTTTAACAACATTACTTGTTGCAAAAGAATATCAGCCAGACATCATACTGCTAGATATTTTATTACCAGGTCTTAGTGGCATGGATATAGTGCGTTCTCTAAAACAAGAACCTCTAACCAGTCATATTGTAGTTATTGCGGTCACAGCATTAGCGAGTACAGACGATAGAGAACGCATTTTGAGTGCAGGTTTTAACGACTACATCAGTAAACCCTACATGATAGAGGATTTAGAAGCTCTTGTTAGCCATTACCTATGTAAAGAGTTGAATCCAGCTTCAGCTTATAATCTCTGTCAAGATTAAGCAGATCACGCTGACTTTGGAGTGTTACTTAATATCAAATGAAGTTTTTGTACTAAGTTTGTTAGAGTCAGATGTCGCAATGCGGATAGTCGGTGAATCTGTCAAAATAGCAATAATGCCAGTACGACCAGTCTCTAACGTAGCATCACTTAAGAGTTCTATCACTGTAACATTCAAAGTTTCTTCAATCAATGCCTTGAGTTGTGGCCCAATTGCATCATCCAAATCTGAGCGAACTTCCTCGGCTAATTCTTGGTTACCTGTTTTAAGCAGCAATTTTTCTGGTTTAGTGATAGAATTTTCTATGATAATTACGACATTCTGATCCGATAGTTGACAAGTGATTTTGCTAGGCTGATGACCGAGCTGGTCACGATACAAGGCTTGAATACGTTGTGCTAAAGTTCTTTCTACTTGACCGCGAGTAGGTGTAGGTGTAGTCATGTGCTTATTGTTTTTCCAAGAGATTTAGACCACCAGCGACAAGTCAAAAAGTGATGTTATAAGCTATTAGTTACTTAACTTCTCAGGCGTCACTCAGATTTGGGGTTGACAAACTAGGGACATTCACTCTTTACTCTTTGAGTTGTCAATAGTAGTATAACTTTACTAGAAAATCTAGTAAACTCGGGAATCCCGAACTATTGAGAACATTATATTGGTCAAAATTTCTAAAAATCACCTTCCAAATGCAGTATTTCCCATCGCTGTTAATGTAAAGTTTTGTCAACCTATCGGCATAAAACTTAATATATATCCCCGTAAAGTGCGATCGCACATCACAGGGAGTAAGCAACTTAGAAATGAAAATAGCTTAACTAGGACTTACGCACGAGTTACTAATGAACTTGATTGTGAGATTACTTCCTGATGTCGCAATGACACAACTACGTGATTTTGCGTAAGTCCTGTGAAGCTTATTTCGGCAGACGTACAGTAAATAGACTGCCTTTACCAAGTTCAGAAAAAACGTCAATTGTTCCCTTATGTGATTCAATGATACGCTGCGACAGATGCAATCCCAAGCCACTGCCAGCACGCTTATTTTTACCCTGACGAAACCGCTCAAAAATTGTTGCTTGATCTTCCGGAGCGATGCCAAATCCTGTATCTTGGACTTCAATGATCACCCAAGTATTACCTTCAGGTCCGACAGGTGTTTCAGATACACGAATGTTGACACTTCCTGTATCTGTAAATTTAATGGCATTTCCAACTAAATTGGCTGTGACTCGTCGTAATTCTGAGCGATCGCCTTTAACCACACCTGCTGTTTCGTCTTTTTGATCTAAGTTGCTAGAGTCTATATTGATAGTTAACCCCTTCTCAAGCACCAGAGGAGTGAGTTCTTGAACAATTTCTTCTACGATTTGCCGCAGATTGCAGGTTTCAAGTTGCAGATTTTTTTTACCTGCCTCAAAGCGGTAGACTTCTAGGAGGTTGTTCACCATTTCCAACAAGTTCTGGTTGCTGCGAATCATGGCGAATATCGCCTCTTTCATGTCTGGCGAAATAGCACAAAAGAGTTCTTGATGAAACAAATGAAGCATCCGATCTGCGGCTACTAGCGGGGTTCGCAAATCGTGAGTCAGACGTGAAACAAAGTCCTCTCGTTGGCGTGCCATTTTTCGTTGTTCATCAATACTGTGCTTGAGGCGTAGCATTGATCGTACTCTTGCCAGTAACTCTTCATGATCGAATGGTTTGCGAATAAAATCATCTGCTCCTGCATCTAAGCCTTCGACAACACTCGCATCATGGTAGGCTGTTATCAACAGTATAGGAATGTATGATATTTCTCGATTTTGACGAATGCGGCGTGTCACTTCATAGCCATCCATTTCTGGCATCATGACATCTAGTAAAATTAAGTCTGGTGGATCTTGGGCAATTTGCTCCAGAGCATGCATACCATTGGAGATTAACTCAACTTTATACCCTTCACTCTCTAAAATTGTTTCAAGTAAGATCAGATTATCGGGATTATCATCAACAGCAAGTATATATTCGACTTGAGAATTGTCTTGTGCTAGCATAACCATTTATTTTAACAAGCTAAACCTGTACATAGGCTGGATCAGCCCAACCATCCCCCAAACTTAAGTTTGGGGGAGAACGTTAATTATCTCTACTGTTACTGTGTGCACCTTCAGTAGCAAAACAAGGAATTGCTTGCTGTCTCCAAAAATGTTTTCTGGCTGAAGCATGAGTAAAGTTTGATGTTCCATCTGAAGCTTCTTGGCTTGAGGATGATATATGACGTGGTAGTTGAATCCGAAAGACTGAATGATTATTCAACTGACTTTCCACGCTGATGTTACCACCCATCGTTTGCAGCAACGCTTTGATCATTGGCAAACCCACACCTGTACCAGAATATTTGCGAGTCAGACTTTGATCCACTTGGCGAAACGGTTCAAAAATCTTTTGTAAATCCGCAGGAGCAATACCTATGCCAGTATCATGAACTGCAATCTCCACTTTTAGTTCTGGCAGTTCCTTCACTTCAACTTTTATACAGCCAGACTCTGTAAACTTGATGGCGTTTGAAAGCAGGTTGGTTAAAATCTGCCGTATACGTGTTGGATCATTGAACATCAAAGAGTTTTGCAAGTCCATTTGAATGAATAAAGACAGATTTTTCTCCTGTGCTAGAGAACGCATCTCTTCCACAGTAGCATTGACCACCTTTGATAAATCAAATATTTCTGGTTTGAAATCTAACCTTCCTGCCTCTAGCTTAGAAAAGTCAATAACTTGGTTCAGCAGCATCAGCAAGTGCTTAGCATTACTGAGGATACGCTCTAGCATATCTTTTTGCTGATGTGTTAGTTGACCAAACTTAGGACGTAACAATAGCTGAGAAAACCCAATGATCGCATTCATCGGAGTCCGTAACTCATGAGATATTGTTGCTAGAAACTGCGACTTGAGGTGTGATGCTTCGATGAGTCTGATGTTTTGTAACTCTATATGTTGTCGCTGTACTTCTAGTTCCTGGTTTTGACGAATCAGAAGTTCATTGCTTTGGTGCAGTTGTTGATTCACTAAGGCGACTTGCATTTCTGCTCGGTGAACGCGGATCGCATTGCGCAAAAGCTTTAGCAAAATTTCTGATGACAAACTCGATGACTTGGATATATAATCAGCAGCACCTGCTTTCATCAATTCAACTGCTATCTGTTCATCTTCATCACTTGTCAAAACGATAACAGGCACTTCGATATTGTTTAAACGCAGGTTTTGGAGTAGACTTAAACCGTCTTGGTCTGGTAAACAATAGTCGAGAAAGACGCAATCATACAAAGTATCACTCAAAATAGCGATCGCACTTCTTAAGTCACCCACCTCAGATACTTCCATTTCAACGCCTGTTTTGCTGAGGATACAACGCACTGCCATCCGGTCTACTTCATCATCATCTATAATTAAAATCTTTAGTTTTTCTTTCATTGTTTTTAGCCATCGCCATTAAATAAATTGTTTTTATTCTTATGATTTCTTATGTCTTGGCAGCAGACGTATAACGTTGAAATTATTTTATATTTTATGGTTGCTGTCGGATGTAACATAATCAACATTTGATAACTAGCAACGACTAATTACTCATCTCAAACTTCAAATTCCGGAAAAAAATTGGTAACTGATGGCATTTTGCACAATGTCCAATATTTCTTTAGTGTTGTCATGAGATTAATAAAGCTATTGAAACTCGCGATACATTGAGCTTAGAAGTCTCTACACCCCTTTATCCTAGTTTGAAGTTATCATAACTACCACATAAGTTGTTTTCCAAAGAGGATGGCAACGTCATTTTTAAAGTAGCTCTATCCCTCCCATTTCAAGCATATTCAAATCTAGCAAAATTCAAGGTTACTTTACAGAATTTTTTCGATTAATTCTTATTGCTAGTAGTTCTATTTGATTGGCAGCAACAAAAAGTGGGTTTGTAACCTTAATTTGTTTGAAGGCTAGTTTGAAATTCATAATATCAACTTCGTCATCCTCCACAAGTAGTATGTTATTCATTTGTTTGACCTAAATGATTTTAGATTTTAGATTTTAAATTTTAAATTTTAGATTGGGGTTAGTCGGTACAAGCCTCGTCCTTTTAGGACGAAATTAATTCTTCAATCCCAAATCCGCTCATCTTCAAGCTCCTCACCTTTAGGGTGGAGTCAATCCAAAATCCCAAATCCAAAATCCAAAATTGGCTGACATATTCTTTGATTTCATACAATCTGTTTTACGTATATTCCAGTTTATTTCTATAAATCACCAGAATT
This portion of the Brasilonema sennae CENA114 genome encodes:
- a CDS encoding AAA family ATPase; amino-acid sequence: MDFEYYRNDEGAPANSNRQSLLASGWRPFHRELDWEFVWQLLCHDRQEFTQKSFNLASNFAEILGRHNYTWWANLLSVVSDNTRYEVEKYWNYITPDPLSPDYRYKDILSTETPIVQFVSRNSIPIDYVLNRLQEITVLRVLDVLGCPHIITQYYLERDFYFPVEKFVNWERLDVLNTVYAYWSKNDVWLQINSFDRGRRQYTLLAKNLAPLVNKATHDLAIMLSGYQTRVGKLYSQFPIRSFPEDIQNFTDLVQQAILNQKQLAVLVHGEPGTGKTAWTQAVAKEILVPLGYVIFILDHDAIANFVPPTYLERICIIINEADNLAQNRATEVAQYNNKTEHILSLLDGTLYQSVIDDSGIHIQQQLVVLMTCNTTERLDPAMLRKGRVDLMCEFTQRFV
- a CDS encoding response regulator, with the translated sequence MKQAQLFSHQKKHNSQPPLILAVEDNEDNLLLLSYTLESLGCELIRQNDGLTTLLVAKEYQPDIILLDILLPGLSGMDIVRSLKQEPLTSHIVVIAVTALASTDDRERILSAGFNDYISKPYMIEDLEALVSHYLCKELNPASAYNLCQD
- a CDS encoding DUF2294 domain-containing protein; this encodes MTTPTPTRGQVERTLAQRIQALYRDQLGHQPSKITCQLSDQNVVIIIENSITKPEKLLLKTGNQELAEEVRSDLDDAIGPQLKALIEETLNVTVIELLSDATLETGRTGIIAILTDSPTIRIATSDSNKLSTKTSFDIK
- a CDS encoding hybrid sensor histidine kinase/response regulator yields the protein MLAQDNSQVEYILAVDDNPDNLILLETILESEGYKVELISNGMHALEQIAQDPPDLILLDVMMPEMDGYEVTRRIRQNREISYIPILLITAYHDASVVEGLDAGADDFIRKPFDHEELLARVRSMLRLKHSIDEQRKMARQREDFVSRLTHDLRTPLVAADRMLHLFHQELFCAISPDMKEAIFAMIRSNQNLLEMVNNLLEVYRFEAGKKNLQLETCNLRQIVEEIVQELTPLVLEKGLTINIDSSNLDQKDETAGVVKGDRSELRRVTANLVGNAIKFTDTGSVNIRVSETPVGPEGNTWVIIEVQDTGFGIAPEDQATIFERFRQGKNKRAGSGLGLHLSQRIIESHKGTIDVFSELGKGSLFTVRLPK
- a CDS encoding hybrid sensor histidine kinase/response regulator, producing MKEKLKILIIDDDEVDRMAVRCILSKTGVEMEVSEVGDLRSAIAILSDTLYDCVFLDYCLPDQDGLSLLQNLRLNNIEVPVIVLTSDEDEQIAVELMKAGAADYISKSSSLSSEILLKLLRNAIRVHRAEMQVALVNQQLHQSNELLIRQNQELEVQRQHIELQNIRLIEASHLKSQFLATISHELRTPMNAIIGFSQLLLRPKFGQLTHQQKDMLERILSNAKHLLMLLNQVIDFSKLEAGRLDFKPEIFDLSKVVNATVEEMRSLAQEKNLSLFIQMDLQNSLMFNDPTRIRQILTNLLSNAIKFTESGCIKVEVKELPELKVEIAVHDTGIGIAPADLQKIFEPFRQVDQSLTRKYSGTGVGLPMIKALLQTMGGNISVESQLNNHSVFRIQLPRHISSSSQEASDGTSNFTHASARKHFWRQQAIPCFATEGAHSNSRDN